The window CGTGGTGCTCGCACCTTCCGCGGCGATTCAGTTTGGCACCAACGGCACCTTCGTCTACGCCCTGGACGGCGACAAGAAAGTCGCGATCCGTCAGTTGAAAGTCGGCGCCAGTGACGGTGAAAACACCGTGATCACTGAAGGCCTGGCCCCCGGAGATCGAGTGGTCCTGGAAGGCACCGACCGCTTGAAGGAAGGCAGCGAAGTGGAAGTGGTCAACGACACCAAGGACGTACCGACCACCCCGACCGGCCACCTGCAAGGCAAATCGGCGGCCAGCTCGACTGAGCCGGCGACCACCGACAAGGCGAAAAAGGGCGGCGCATGAACATCTCGCGGCTGTTCATCCTCCGCCCGGTCGCCACTACGCTGAGCATGCTGGCCATTATCCTGGCCGGCGTGATCGCCTATCGGCTGCTGCCGGTGTCGGCATTGCCTCAGGTGGATTACCCGACCATCCGCGTCATGACGCTGTATCCCGGCGCCAGCCCGGACGTCATGACCAGCGCCGTGACTGCGCCGCTGGAGCGTCAGTTCGGGCAGATGCCCGGCCTGACCCAGATGGCGTCGACCAGCTCTGGCGGCGCATCGGTGCTGACCCTGCGTTTCAGCCTCGACATCAACATGGACGTCGCCGAGCAGCAGGTGCAGGCCGCGATCAACGCCGCGACCAATCTGCTGCCCAAGGACCTGCCGGCGCCGCCGGTGTACAACAAGGTCAACCCGGCGGATACCCCGGTGTTGACCTTGGCCATCACCTCTAAAACCATGTTGTTGCCCAAGCTCAATGATTTGGTCGATACGCGCATGGCGCAGAAAATCGCCCAGATCAGCGGCGTCGGTATGGTCAGCATTGCCGGCGGCCAGCGTCAGGCGGTGCGGATCAAGGTCAACCCGGAAGCGTTGGCGGCCAATGGCTTGAACCTGTCGGACGTGCGCACCCTGATCGGCGCGTCCAACGTCAACCAGCCCAAGGGCAACTTCGACGGCCCGACCCGGGTGTCGATGCTCGATGCCAACGATCAACTGACCTCGCCCAAGGACTACGCCAACCTGATCCTGGCCTACGCCAACGGCGCGCCGTTGCGCCTCAGGGACGTGGCCGAGATCGTCGACGGCGCAGAAAACGAACGTCTGGCAGCGTGGGCCAATGAAAACCAGGCCGTGTTGCTGAACATTCAGCGTCAACCCGGGGCCAACGTCATTGAAGTGGTCGACCGGATCAAGGCCTTGCTGCCGAGCATCACCGACAACCTGCCGGCCGGTCTCGACGTTACGGTCCTCACCGACCGCACCCAGACCATCCGCGCCTCCGTCACCGACGTGCAACACGAATTGCTGATCGCCATCGCCCTGGTGGTGATGGTGACGTTCCTGTTTCTGCGTCGGGCCAGTGCCACGATCATTCCGTCGGTGGCTGTGCCGCTGTCGCTGATCGGCACCTTCGGCGTGATGTACCTCGCCGGTTTCTCGGTCAATAACCTGACCTTGATGGCCCTGACCATCGCCACCGGTTTCGTGGTGGACGATGCGATTGTGATGCTGGAGAACATTTCCCGGTTTATCGAAGAAGGGGATAGTCCCCTGAATGCCGCGCTCAAGGGCGCCAAGCAGATCGGCTTCACCCTGATTTCCCTGACCCTGTCGCTGATCGCGGTACTGATTCCGTTGCTGTTCATGGCGGACGTGGTGGGGCGGCTGTTCCGCGAGTTCGCCATTACCCTGGCGGTGGCGATCCTGATTTCCCTGGTCGTGTCCCTGACCCTGACGCCGATGATGTGCGCACGCTTGCTCAAGCGTGAACCCAAGGAAGAAGAACAGGGTCGTTTCTACCGCGCCAGCGGCGCGACAATTGATTGGATGATCGCGGCTTACGGGCGCAAGTTAAAGTGGGTTCTCAAGCATCAACCACTGACATTGCTGGTGGCGATCGGTACCTTGGCGCTGACGGTGTTCCTGTACATGGTCGTGCCCAAGGGCTTTTTCCCGGTGCAGGACACGGGCGTTATCCAGGGCATCTCCGAGGCGCCGCAGTCGATTTCCTTTGCGGCGATGAGCGAGCGTCAGCAGGAACTGGCCAAGGTCATCCTGACGGATCCGGCGGTGGAAAGCCTGTCGTCCTACATCGGCGTCGACGGTGACAACTCGACCCTCAACAGCGGTCGGCTGCTGATCAACCTCAAGTCCCACAGCAACCGCGACCTGAGTGCCACCGAAGTGATCGCGCGCCTGCAACCGGAGCTGGACAAGCTGGTCGGCATTCGTCTGTTCATGCAGCCGGTGCAGGACCTGACTATCGAAGACCGCGTCAGCCGCACGCAATACCAGTTCAGCATGTCGTCGCCGGACTCCGAGTTGCTCAGCCTGTGGAGTGGTCGTCTGGTCGACGCACTGGCACAGCGACCGGAGTTGACCGACGTTGCCAGCGACTTGCAGGACAAGGGCTTGCAGGTCTATCTGGTGATCGACCGCGATGCAGCGTCGCGGGTCGGTGTATCGGTGTCGAACATCACCGATGCGCTGTACGACGCCTTCGGCCAGCGGCAGATTTCAACTATTTACACCCAGGCCAGCCAATACCGCGTAGTGCTGCAATCGCAGTCCGGCGAGAAGATTGGCCCGGACGCGTTGAACCAGATTCACGTCAAGACCACCGACGGCGGGCAAGTGCGCCTGTCCAGCCTGGCGCACATCGAGGAGCGGCAGGCGCAGTTGGCGATCACGCATATCGGCCAGTTCCCGGCGGTGATGATGTCGTTCAACCTGGCACCCGGCGTGGCGCTGGGGCATGCGGTGGAAATCATCGAGCAGGTGCAGAAAGACATCGGCATGCCGATTGGCGTGCAGACTCAGTTCCAGGGCGCGGCCGAGGCGTTCCAGGCCTCGTTGTCGAGCACCTTGCTGCTGATTCTGGCGGCGGTGGTGACCATGTACATCGTGCTCGGCGTGCTCTACGAGAGCTACATCCACCCGATCACCATTCTCTCGACCTTGCCCTCGGCGGCGGTCGGCGCCTTGCT is drawn from Pseudomonas sp. 31-12 and contains these coding sequences:
- a CDS encoding MdtB/MuxB family multidrug efflux RND transporter permease subunit, whose amino-acid sequence is MNISRLFILRPVATTLSMLAIILAGVIAYRLLPVSALPQVDYPTIRVMTLYPGASPDVMTSAVTAPLERQFGQMPGLTQMASTSSGGASVLTLRFSLDINMDVAEQQVQAAINAATNLLPKDLPAPPVYNKVNPADTPVLTLAITSKTMLLPKLNDLVDTRMAQKIAQISGVGMVSIAGGQRQAVRIKVNPEALAANGLNLSDVRTLIGASNVNQPKGNFDGPTRVSMLDANDQLTSPKDYANLILAYANGAPLRLRDVAEIVDGAENERLAAWANENQAVLLNIQRQPGANVIEVVDRIKALLPSITDNLPAGLDVTVLTDRTQTIRASVTDVQHELLIAIALVVMVTFLFLRRASATIIPSVAVPLSLIGTFGVMYLAGFSVNNLTLMALTIATGFVVDDAIVMLENISRFIEEGDSPLNAALKGAKQIGFTLISLTLSLIAVLIPLLFMADVVGRLFREFAITLAVAILISLVVSLTLTPMMCARLLKREPKEEEQGRFYRASGATIDWMIAAYGRKLKWVLKHQPLTLLVAIGTLALTVFLYMVVPKGFFPVQDTGVIQGISEAPQSISFAAMSERQQELAKVILTDPAVESLSSYIGVDGDNSTLNSGRLLINLKSHSNRDLSATEVIARLQPELDKLVGIRLFMQPVQDLTIEDRVSRTQYQFSMSSPDSELLSLWSGRLVDALAQRPELTDVASDLQDKGLQVYLVIDRDAASRVGVSVSNITDALYDAFGQRQISTIYTQASQYRVVLQSQSGEKIGPDALNQIHVKTTDGGQVRLSSLAHIEERQAQLAITHIGQFPAVMMSFNLAPGVALGHAVEIIEQVQKDIGMPIGVQTQFQGAAEAFQASLSSTLLLILAAVVTMYIVLGVLYESYIHPITILSTLPSAAVGALLALLLSGNDLGMIAIIGIILLIGIVKKNAIMMIDFALDAERNQGMDPETAIYQAALLRFRPILMTTLAALFGAVPLMLATGSGAELRQPLGLVMVGGLLVSQVLTLFTTPVIYLYFDRLGRRWGRKSEAAEAVEQP